ACGCGTTCTCCTGTACACGCCGCGCGAGGCTGAGCGCCGGAAGAGCCTTGTTGATCTTCCCGATCGAAGATCTCTGTCCCGACTCCTCGCTTTTTTCGGCCGCTTTGATCTCTTCCCACTGGCGGTAGGAGTAACCGGGGGAGTTAGAGAAAACGTGTGGATGTCTTCTCACGAGTTTGTCGGTTAGAACCTTAATCACATCGTTTATATCGAAAGCGTCCCTTTCGGCGGCCACCTGTGCGTGAAAAATCACCTGTAACATGACATCTCCCAGCTCTTCGACCAGTTCGACATCGTCCCGCCGGTCGATCGCTTCCAGGACTTCGTAAGCCTCCTCTATCATGTACGGTTTGAGACTTTCGTGAGACTGAGCTATGTCCCATTCACAGCCTCCCGGCGAACGGAGCCTCTTCATAGTCTCTATCAATTTCAACCAGTTTTCCTTCAATTCTTCATTATTCACCTCAGTACCTCCGGAGTAAGCAACCCCGCCCTGAACAGGCGGTCTTCGTTCACTGCGCTATCTCTCAACCATCTCGAAACCAGTTCCGGTCTTGCACTTTCCCTTATCGGCCTGTAGGTCAACCTGTGCCACGTGCTTGGGCCGTACCTTGCTATCGCCTGTAGATGTTTCTCGGTTCCATAACCCTTGTGCTTTTCGTAACCGTATTCGGGATAGAGGTTCCCCAGATCTTTCATCAACCTGTCCCTGAAAACTTTAGCCATGATCGATGCGCTGGCGATCGATGCGCTCAGCCTGTCGCCTCCAACGATGCACCTGCCCCTTATCTTCAAATTCAGGTATTTTCCGTCGATAATCACGTAAGACGGTCTCACGCTCAGTCCGTCAAGAGCCCGGTTCATGGCCAGTTTCGTGGCATTCAGAATGTTCAGAAGATCTATCTCCTCCGGCGTCGAAAGACCGATCCCGACGTATGCGCGATCGATTATTTCCTCGTAAAGCGATTCCCTGTCCTTTGCGGAAAGAAGCTTGGAATCGTTGACACCCCTCACCGAACCGCGCAATATTACCGCAGCCGCAACCACCGGACCGGCCAGCGGCCCTCTGCCTGCTTCATCCAACCCTGCGATAGTTCCGAACCTCTCTATGAATGTCGAGTCAAAACTTTCAAGCGTTTCATAGTCTTCTGAAGATCCCATAAAGCGATTATACATCAGACTTTGTTTACCTTCACAAACCGGAGTTTGCCGGAGATAACAAGAGCGAAAAGAGCCGTGCGGCGTCCTGCCCCAGAGCGTGGACCCGTTCTTGGGGACCTGAGACTAGAGGTAAGAGGCGGGAGGTGTGAAGAGCGTGAAGATCTTGATCTTCTTACCTCTGACCTCATTCCTTTTACCTCTGTTTAGAGACAGATGAGAAGAGCGAGAAGAACCGGAACGAGAAGAGGAGAGAGGGCGAGACACGAGCAGCGGGTCTCGGGTTTCGGGTCTAGGGTCTAGAACGCGAAAAACGCGGTTTTTCGCGGTCTTTGCTCCTTTTCGTCATGCCGGACCTGATCCGGCATCTCCGCTCCTTTGAAAGAGCAAGAACGAGATCCCGTATAAGAGCATTACGGGATGACAGTGCGGGGGCGTTACAGGACGACAGTCCCCTTCCGCCATGCCGGACTCACTTGATGTCATTCTGAGCTTGACTCAGAATCTGCTCTTTGTTCTAAGGAGGGGATCCCGGATCGGGGTCCGGGATGACAGTATAGGAGCACTACGGGATGACATGAGGATGAGCATTGCGGGATGACCCTGAATAAGAGTATTTCAGGCCAGGCTCATCAGGACAGGCTCCACGGGATGACAGGATGTGAACGGTTAACGGAATTACCCTGAATAAGATCCCTGAATAGGAACATTTCAGGGCAGGCTCATCAGGGCAGGCTCTCCCCTCCCGTCATCCTGGCGTGCTCCCAGCCAGGATCCCGGTCTTCGCGAAAAACGAAAAACGTCTTTAGTCCTTCGTCCCAGAGCGTGAACCCGTCCTTGGGAAGAGCGAGATCCCGTATAAGAGCATTGCGGGATGACAGTCCCTTCACGTCATTCTGGCATGTTCCTCGCCAGAATCCCGCCTTTTCCTCCTTCCCGTCATGCCGGACACCGATCCGGCATCCCCGTCCTTCTCGTGAGCGAAGCGAACTCTCGACGCTCTTTCTCTCGTGTTTTACTTACAACCTACAACGTTCTTTTGAACGGTTCCTGTCCCCCTCTCAGTCATAATGAATCAGGCCGAAAGTGTTATAATAACTTATCAGTAACGTGTCAATTCCAAACCAACGCTTGGGAGTATGGAGGTGTGGAGATGTCCCGAGGTGAGGTCAGAAAAGAGGATGCAGCAACTCTGGAGAAAAATCTGCGAATCATTTCTACAAGGATAAGAAGAGAAGGTCGAAAGGTTCTGAGGGACTTTCCGATAACTCCCGCGCAATTCGATGTTCTCCAGACACTTTTCTTTCAGGGCGAAAAGAGGATGAGCGATATAAGTCGCAATCTGGGGATAACCAAGAGTACCACTACCGGCCTCGTGAAAAGGCTCATAGACGCCGGCTTCATTGAAAGAAGACGCTCTGAAAGAGATCGAAGATCTTTCATAATAGATATTTCCAGTTCGGGAAAATCCCTCATCGAGAAAGTTATCGACAGAAGAGTGGAATATCTGCGTTCCGTGATGACAGAGATCAGTACCGAACAGGTTATATCCCTCGAGCAAATAGTCTCCCTTCTTCTCGAAGTGATGGACAGTAAGAAAACGGCAGAGTAACCCTTTATCGGAGGTAAAGAATGAGAAGAAAACTACCAATCTTTTTGATTGTCACACTCGTTTTTGCGGTAATTCTCATCGCCCAGTCAACAGTGCGCATAAAGGCCAACGAGCTTCTCGCGACGGAAAGACAGGAAGTCTTCACGTTTAAGGGAAACGTTATGATAAACAAAGACGGGGACATCTATGTCGAAACTCCCCTGGCAACGGTCACGAAGGGCGCAACCGACTGGCAGTCGTTCATAACCGAGGGTGAGACGTTTGTTATCTTCCAGACGGGCGAGGCGACTACGCTATCGCTCGACTACAACCTGGACAATTCGACCGGTCTTATGAAGGACGTGCCAGTTGCGATGATATATTCCAAGGAAGAAGGCCAAAAGGATATCTACATATACAAAACGGATGTCCTCAAGTTCGATCAGAAAAACGAATATTATGAAGGTTTCGCTAAAGAGACGGCAGACGCGACTCCTGAGCTAATATTCATAGACTACAAGGGCGATCTGAAAGTCGATACGCTCTACTTCGAATACTACGGAGAAACGGGAATGCTCAACCTGAAGGGTAATGTTTTCGTGAACGATGAGAAAAACCGCAGGAAGATCTGGGCCTCAGAATTGTTGTACAATACACAAGACGATTCGTTCAAAGGATTGAACGTCGAGATAGAACTCGTATTCTAGCGAGGTGCAGGAGGAGAATTATGGTAGATATCAGGCTGATCCGTGAAAATCCCGAACTGGTAAGAAAAGCTCTAGAAAATCGACAGATGGGACAGGAGCTGCTGGAAGAGATACTTCAGCTCGATGCGCAGAGAAGGGAAGCGCTACAGATAGTTGAGCAGAAGAAGGCCGAAAGAAACAGCATCTCTTCCGAAATAGCCCGCGCCAAGGCCAGCAAAGACGATTCCAGGGCGCAATCTCTCATGGATAGAGCGAAGGAAATCTCCTCCGAAGTAAAGGAATTGGACATTAGGACCTCCCAGATAGAAGAAGAACTACGCCAGAAGATGCTGTATCTGCCAAACATCCCGTCGGAGAAAACACCTGTTGGCAAAAGCGAAAGCGACAACGTGGTGGTGAGGACCTGGGGCGAACCGAGAAAACCGGCCTTCGAAGTCAAACCGCACTGGGACTTTGGCCCGGAGACAGGTCTAATAGACTTCGAACGTGCAGCGAAACTCTCCGGAGCACGCTTCGTTATACTGAGAAAGGATCTTGCACGCCTGGAGAGGGCTATAATGAACTTCATGCTCGACCTGCACCACAGCAAGGGTTATGAAGAGGTAGCCCTCCCCTTCATGGTCAAGAGAGAGACGATGCTTGCAACCGGACAGCTCCCGAAATTCGAAGAGGAGGCATATAGAATAGAACCGGACGATATGTTCATGATACCGACCGCCGAGGTCCCGCTGGTCGCACAGCACGGCGAGGAGATAATAGACGGCGAGCTTCCCAAGAAATACACGGCCTACAGCGCCTGTTTCAGGAGAGAGGCCGGATCTTACGGCAAGGACGTTCGTGGCATGATAAGGGTCCACCAGTTCGACAAGGTGGAACTCGTCTGGTTCACCCACCCAGACTCCTCCTACGATGCGCTCGAGCAACTCACGGCCGACGCCGAAGATGTGTTGCGCAAATTGAAGCTGCCTTACAGAGTGGTGGCGCTCTGCACCGGAGACATAGGGTTCGCCTCGGCCAAAACCTACGATCTCGAGGTCTGGCTGCCTTCCTACAACACTTACAGGGAGATCTCCTCCTGCTCTAACGTTGAGGATTTCCAGGCGAGGAGGGCCAACATAAGGTTCAGGGATGTCGATAACAAACTCAAGTTCGTTCACTGTCTCAACGGCTCCGGGCTGGCCGTGGGAAGAACTCTCGTGGCGATAATCGAGAACTACCAGAGAGAAGACGGTAGAATAGACGTGCCCGAAGTTCTAGTTCCCTACATGGGCCAGGAGGTAATCGGATAACTTGCCCAACGCCTTCTTCGTGGAAGTCTCGGGCAATACCGTGAGGCTCGACGATATCGAAGTCAATCATCTGAGAGTTATACGCGCGAAAAAGGGAGATAGACTCACAGGGACGGATGGCAGGGGCGGCATATACAAATTCGTGCTGGAGGGAGTCGGAAAGCACGAAGCCACCGGCACGGTAATCGAAAAAGAATTCGTGGAAAGAGATGGCAGAACGATAATAATAGCCGTGGCAGCAACGAAATGGCCGCGGCTTCGTATTTTGCTTGAGAAGGCGACGGAACTCGGAGTGGATCGCATAGAGCTTTTTCAGGGCCGGCGTTCGGTAGCACTTCTGGACGGTGAAAAACTCTCAAGATACACGGCCGTCGTGAGAGAAGCCGCCAAGCAGAGCGTGAATCCATACCTGCCGTCGGTGGAGCTGCAAAGAAATCTCGATCTGTCGGGAGCTCAAAATCTGCTACTGGATTTTCGGGGCAAACCGCTACGCGAACTCTCGAAGGAGCTTGCCACCGGAAGAGAGATAAGATTGATCGTCGGTCCCGAAGGCGGTTTCACAGAGGAAGAGATTTCCGAAATCTCCGCCGCCAGCGTGAAAGTCTCGCTTGGCAGGAGAACCTTGAGGGTGGAAACGGCCATGATAGTGGCGCTTGGTTTGTTGAACGACTACACCGAAAGAATATAGAGGAAAGGTGGCGCAGGCAAGATGATTTTCACGCTTACTTTGAACCCGGCTTTGGACAGATATCTCTACACAGGCAAACTGATAGCCGACGATACCGTCAGGATCGATAAAATCAAGGATTATCCGGCCGGCAAAGGTGTCGATGTCTCGCGGGTCATAAACGAGCTGGGTGGCCATTCGGTGGCGATCGCCTTTCTAGGAGGGCGCATCGGTGACGAGATCGAAGAGATGCTGAACGACGAGGGCGTAGTTTACGCCTCTGTCAGGACTGAAGGTGAAACCAGAATGAACATACTTATCGAAAGCGATGGTGGACAGTACAGATTAAGCCTCCCCGGACCGGATCTGAGCGAAAGAGAGATTGACAAACTCCACAAGACCATAGATATACTTCTAAGAGAGAGAGATACGCTGCTAATGTGCGGCAGTGTACCCGGAGGTGTTGGCAAAGATATATACAGGGTTCTGTGTGAGAGAATGACCGGGAGAAAGATCAAAGTCTACATCGATTCCGATAAAGAGCCGCTTGCCGAAGGTGTCAAAGCCTCGCCCACAGGCATAAAGCCGAACACCCATGAACTTGACAGGTTGCTGGGAAAGGAAAGTGGAGGCGATTACGAAAAGGCTTTGAGAGAAGTCTCGGAGAGGTACTCCATACCCGAAGTTCTCCTCACCATGGGAAAGGAAGGGGCGATGGCCATGATCGAGGGGAGAATCTACAGAGTCGAAGTGCCGGCAGTACCAGTCAAAAGCGCGGTCGGTGCGGGAGATTCCTTCCTCGGGGCTTACTGCATGTACAGGGAGATGGGCGGCACCGTGGAAACGGCCCTCAAAATGGCTGGAGCGGCCAGCGTCGCAACGGTAATGACGCCGGGTACCGAGCTTTGCCGACGTGAGGACGTCGTAAAAATTATGGAAAAAGTCAAGGTGAACAAAAAAGCCCAGGTAAGGGATTGGAGATAGAGATCGAAGGAGGCGTCGCTTCTGTCAAAAAGAGTGAGACCTTAGGAAGCGAGAAACACCTTCAAATCGGCGAGAGCCTGAAACTGCTATCCACAGGTTCATGAACACTGCAAGCACTTTACATTAACTCCCATCGTGATAATTTCGATCAAAAACCCCTCAGACTTTCTTCATATAATTGTTTCTACCATAACTGTGGGGGTGGAAAGGTTTGAGGACGCTAAAGGAATCTACTATGAGAGAAGACTACATCGATTGCGTGAACTCGATAATCGACTATATTGAGCAGAACCTTTTCCGACCGATAACCCTGGAAGAACTTTGTTCTGAGATCTTCTATTCGCCGGTCCATCTTCAACGCATCTTCTACTACACCGTCGGTGAGACGATAGGCCGGTACATAAAGGGAAGAAGACTGAGCGAGGCGGCCGAAAGACTGGCTGGCACATCGATGTCGATACTGGAGATCGCCCTCCAGTGTGGTTACGATTCGCAGGAATCCTTCACGAGAGCTTTCAAGAGTAGATACTGCGTTACACCCGGTAAATACAGGCGCCTGGGACTGCATTTCACACTCACTCACAGGAAACGGCTCACAAAGAAAAGGATCGAAAGACTGATGGGAGGGATAAACATGGAACCGAAAATCGTAAAACGAAAGGCCTTCAAAGTAGTGGGACTGAAGTACTACGGAAACGATCCCAAGAACAATTGCCCAAAGCTCTGGCAGGAATTTATGAAGAGGATAGGGGAAATCAGGAACGCTCTACCGGTTATGGAAAGCTACGGCCTGATGTGTACCGGTGAGGAGGATTTCGTGGACGGCAAGTTCGACTATATCGCCTCAGTGGCCGTTTCGGACCTTGACAACATACCCGAGGGAATGGTGGGAGCCGAAATACCGGAAGCCACTTACGCAGTGTTCACCCACAAGGGCAGACTCGACACCCTTCAGGAGACCTACGAGTACATCTACGGAAAGTGGTTTCAGAACTCGGAGTATGAACCCGTCGGATTGAACGAGTTCGAACTCTACGACGACAGATACACCGGCGAAGAAAACTCCCAGTTCGATATATACATCCCCTTGAAAAAGAAAGCGTAGCCACTAACGATATACGGGACCTTGTAGCATTTACAAGGTCCCCTTTTTTATAAGGTCTCCAGAAGCCAATGAATACTTTCGTCAATGACCTCTTCGAGATTGTCTTTGCCCTCGAACAGATCGTAGATATGCCCGGAGTTTTGAAGGAACAGCCTTTCCGGTCCTTCGTGATAATCGATGAATATCCTTCCCGATTGCGGCTGAGGAAAGACTATGGCGTCGGTAAGACCCGATACAACCATCAACGGGCCGTCGTAGCGCGCCACCTCGGCTACCGGGTCTATGGTGAAAAGCTCATCGAAGAACTCCTTTTTCAACACCGTCGTTCCTCCCCATGAGATATTGGCCAGTATCGGCTCACCCGGGGCGGCTTTCATCGACGAGTCCACCGCATCGGCGCCCAGCAGGGCCGAATACGTGTGAATGGGAATAGCAACGGCCGACCAGAGAACGACACTCTTCACCCGAACGTCTCGTGCCGCAACACAGGCCGCAACCAGACCACCTTGACTGAGGCCCAGAACGGCGATCTTTCTGTTATCGATCTCCGGAAGGCTTTCAAGAAAAGAAATCGCGGCGATAGTATCGCTTATCTGACCGGAAAAAGTCGTGTCTTCCCAGTTTCCTTCGCTTATGCCCGATCCTCTGAAATCGAACCTGAGAGAAGCGAACCCGGCTCCGGCCAAGCGGTCGGCGGTCATTTCGTACATCGAACCGCCCGTTCCCCTTACCTCGAGATCGTTCATGTGACCGAGGAAACCGTGGAGCAGGAGTACCACCGGAAATGACCTGTCGCCGGTCTCCGGCAAAGTGAGAATACCCCGCAGCTCTTGACCGTCGTTCTCGAACGAGACGGCTCTCTCGATCGCAACGAACTGAGGACTGACCGTCTGACAGAAAGCCAAAACAACGAAAAGCAAAAAGGCCCCTATCGCAAAACTCTTGACTCTCACAAATACACCCCCTTTAGCTCAGTATAACAGGGAAGAGGCATATTGATTCATGAATGCTTCGCCAGTCAGGTTATTGCACGCCTCATAACTCTAACATCATTTTTCGTGGTTTTATCTGTTAGAATTTTCATTATTCCAACAAACCGGGAGTTATAAATATGAGGCTTAACAAAAATCTCTTTGAAAGAAAGCTCGGGCTTTTCTTTATGGTTCTATGGTTCGCGGTTATGTTCTTCTACATCACCTGGGACGGCTGGCTTTACGAGTGGCGCGACTGTGGTTATGACGGACCGAACCAGCATTTCGATCTGGACATGTCCGACATGGATTATGAATACACAGCCAGCGGCGAGAAAATCTACCACTCGACCAACAACCTGCACAACCTTATTTATCTTTGTTACTTCGTGTTTTTTTTCGGTTGGCTTGGTTTGCTTTTCGATATCGAGTGGGCAAAGCAGTGGACGATGGCGACCACAGGAATATCTGTCGTTGCTGCCCTTTCGACCTTGAGACTCTCCGATCACGTGTATATACTTCAAATCGTTTACGATGTGGTTCACCTTTCGGGGATAATCATGGGGTGTTACCTTTTCTGGAAGTACAATCTGAAGATCCGAAGAGCCATTCACGCCGTGCTGTTCACCTGGGCCGTTTACCTGTCGAGCCACCTGATCTTCACCCCGTGGCCTTACTGGGAGAACCAGGGAAAGGCCTATTTCAGCATAAATCAGATCAACGATCTGCCCTTCTTCATTTTCGGGCTGGAGTACTTGCTTGTCGTGGCCCTTCTTCTGGGTATAGATGTTGCGGCAAGCCTGATAAACCCCAGGCTCGGTAACAGGTTTCTCAAGATAGCAGTACCATTCGGCCTGTACCTGTCGCTGTGCATAATCCTTATAGCTCTAGGTTTGATTATCGTGCCGGAGATTCACATAAACACCTGTCCGTAGGCTCATATCGGAAATCTCAACTGTCCCAGCTCTTCGCTCTTTCTGAGGATCTGAACGGCGACTAGCTTTCCTTTCGAATCGAAATATTTGATCGCTTTTTCACGTCTTTTTGAATCTTCAGGACTTAATAGAATATATTCGTAACTCCCCCAGACCTTCCATCGTTTCATTTAAACCCCTCCAAAATGAGCCCACAGGAAAAATAGTATCATTAATAATCGAATTTTCAACCGTTTTAGCCGATACAGATAAAAAGGCGCGTCATATGACTCTAAGTCAGCGATAAGTCAGTTAAACTCTAACTAATAAACAATATATGACTCTAATCGTTTCTATTCAACCATAGTCGTCTCTCAAGAGATTCCACATCTGGAACAGCAGATGATAAAATTGTTTGTAAACGATAAGCATCCCGTACTTATCTTTTTTATCGGATTTTATATTTATATGGTCTTCACAGTTGCTTAAATGGCTTTCTATTGTTGCAGCGTTTGTATTCGATGTCTATCATCAATTGAAGAATGTTCAGCGCAGTTGCGCCATAATTTTGTGCTTCAGAAAGGCAGGTTTTTTATGAGAAAGGTTGTTTTCTCGGCAGTGCTGGTACTTCTCTGTTCAGTGATTCTGGCCTCCGGCCTGTTGATGCCGGTGGTCAAACCACCCATGATTGTCACCACTCTAGGGCAGAGTCCGGGGGCCCTGATGTTCAGATTGGTATGTTTGACACTCCCCATGCCTGAAGGCAGGGGATTCTTGGGTGATTAAACCGAAGACCGTTTCTGGCATCGGAGTATGACCCCAAGTTAAGGGCTGTGTCAGCAGCCCGTCCCTAGGCAGAGCATATTAGCTCCTAGGGCTGGCAGACTATCGCTTATACTACACCATCTGCCACAGTTGCGGAAATAATATTCATCGCTCCCACTCTATCCCTGTGGGCTTTGAATCCACAACCACACACGTATTTTCTATCCTTGGCCTTGTTGTGTTTACCACATTTTGGACATTTCTGGCTTGTATATTCGGGATTAACGTATTCTACTTTAATTCCTACCAGAGTCGCCTTGTATTCTATGTACTTTGTCAGTCGATAGAAACTCCAAGGATGCAAATTTTTCTCATTTTTACGGCTTGTTTTTGCCGTGTTGCGAATATTCGTCAAGCGTTCCATATGAATAACTGCAACTTGATTTTCTTTAGCGAAATTAACAATTTGGCGGCTGATTTTGTGGTCTTGGTCTTTCATCCATCTCTGTTCCTTGTCGTGGCGCTTTTTTATAGCTTTTAGCTTTTTGAGTTTGCCGAGTTTTCGCCGTACTGAACGATGTTTGCGTCGGATAAATTTGGCCTGTCTGCCATTACCAACGAATTTGGTTTTACCTCCTTCCACAATGGCTACGGCAGGGTTTTTAAGACCTAAATCCACACCCATGATTTTATTGCTGGTCTCAGACTGTTTTTCATCTATTTTTACGGCTATTTGGGCTATGTATTTACCTGATTTTTGCGTTATACGAAGACTGCCGAGTTTGCCGTTTAACTGTTCCCGTTGGTAGTCGGTCAGCACTGCTTTAACTTCAATACGTTTAGACTTATCGGCAATTAATACAGGAAACGACAGGATATTTTCTTTTAGAGAATAGTTCTGGTTGTTCCAGATTGCGACAGGTTTTTTAAGAATTGGCACTCTGACTTCTCTTTGGTCTTCTGGTTTTAATCTGGCATTGGTATAAACATTCTTTTTATACTTTTTGAAAACACTTCTAGCGTCTTTTATCGCTTGGTTTTTTACTGCACTGGGAAGCTCCGCAATAACGGTTTTACTGGTATATTTAAGGGGTGCATCGGATTTTACGAAGTCTGCTACCATTTGGTTGACCAAGCGGATGTATTCTTTAGTTGTTGCTTGAAGAAGAGACTCCTGCTCTTTAGTCGGTTCTAATTTAATCTTGACGGTGATTTGCATTTTTTCACCTCCTTTGCGAGGTTTTTTGGCTTTCGATGTACTGTTTAATTACGGAAAGCGATGCACCACCTACGGTAGCAACAAAATAACTGTTTGTCCAAAGTGTGGGCAGTTTCGTTGTCAAGTGCTTAAATTCTTGCCTAAGTATTCGTGAAGTATGACCTTTAATTGCTTTAACAAGCTTATGGACTCCATATTGCGGATCCACTTCGACAAGCAAGTGAACATGGTCAGGCATGATTTCCATTTCTATGATTTCTACTTGACGTTCGGCACAGATACTTACAATCAATTCCTTTAATCGTAGTTCTACATCACCAACCAAAACTTTCCTACGATACTTAGGACACCACACTATATGGTACTTGCAAGAATATACAACGTTGTTGTTGGACTTAAATTTAGTGTTCATACATGTATTATATCATACAAAGCTATATAATACAAGCAGACAAATTGAACCAATTGAAAAACATTGTGTTTTCTAATTGATTTGTGCCTTATATCCCCATAGCTGAAGCAAGGAGCTTTACGGCACTTACTGGTAATGTGGCCGATAGGCGATATCCTCCCACCCACCGCGGTGGTTGGTCGGGCCACGGTCATGGAACTGAAATTCAAAGGGCATTACTACAAAGACTTTTTGAAAACCGCGCTGATTCCAATGGGGTTCGTCTTGCTTGTCGCAACTCTCTTCCTGATTTTCAGCAACGAGCTCTCCTTCTTGGTCGGCGGGTGATGTCATGGCTGAAAGGAAGTGTTTATAATGGCGATCCTAAACTCGATAATAAGCGTCTGCTACTACCTGATAAGCGCATTTGTGGTCTTCGTGCTGGTTAAAAGCATTATAAAGACCAAGAACGTTCAAGATGCCATTCTTTACTCCGTCATGCTTATGCCCTTCATCCTGCGAATACTTCGCATAAAGTAGGGGGTGAAGACATGACTGATAGAAATCTATTGATCGTTAAGCTAGTCTCGCTCGCCCTCGTGGCGGTCGCCCTGGTGATCGCCGGAATTCAGTTCTACGATCACAGAAACTTCCAGGAGGAAGTGGTCAAAGGACCTGGCGTAACCCAGGTCAAGAAATTGAGCGACTATTTCGAACCCCTGAAGGGAACTATCAACGATTGCAACATATATATTTTCGACAGCGGTGTCCCCGGAGGAACCGCCTTCCTTATCGGAAGCTCGCATCCTGAAGAACCTTCTGGCAATCTCACGGCACAGCTGTTTGTCGAGAACGCCAAGCTGACGAAGGGAAGACTGATCGTAGCGATCAGGGCCAACCAGAGCGCCTCTCGCGTTACAAGACCGGGAGATGCCTATCCCCTATATTTCGCCATCGAAACACCATGGGGAGAAAAGAAATTCAGAATGGGTGACCGTTGGTCCAGCCCGCTAGACTCATGGCCCGATCCGGAAGTCTATGTCAACTATCCCAGCGGCCAGTTACTGGCCTACATGGACGTAAGAAACTTCAACAGGACGTGGCCGGGCAGAGCGAACGGTATGATCACCGAGCAAACCAACTACGCCTTCATGAATTTGATTAAGGAAGAGGGCGTCGATATCTTCATCGATCTACATGAAGCCGAACTCGAATACCCGGTAATCAGCACCATCGTCGCTCACCAGAAGGGTGCCGACATAGCCGGTATGGCTTCCATGCTGCTCACCTCGACCGAGTTCAAGATCGGAATGGAGTACTCTCCGAAGACTCTCCACGGACTCTCTCACAGAGAGGTCGGAGACCACTCGGATGCCGTCTCGATCTTGCTTGAAGCGCCGGAACCCTTCCTCGACAGAGTGAGAGGGATCACCGACGAGAAACTTCTTCTCACGGGACAGGATGAATTCATAGTGACGGCCGGTAAATTCGGCCTCCTCTACGAGAAGATCGATGAAAAAGGTTGGCCAATAGACGTCAGAGTTGGAAGGCATTGCTCAACGGTTCTGATGATCTTTGAACTCTGGGGAGATTTCAACCCGGGAAAGGAGGTAGTGATCCAGGAAGTACCAAGGTACGACGAGGTAGTGAAGAACGGAACAGGATACTATTTCCGCGATCCGTCGAAGGCAAAGCCGGAAGATATTTATTATGAATGACCGGACAGATTTGTGAGAGTACCTCACAAAGGAGGGGGTAAGTAGTGAAAAGGGTTCTTATAAGCATTATTCTAGTACTATCGTTCTTCTACACAGGTTTGATAGCCTGTACTGA
This portion of the Mesotoga infera genome encodes:
- the tnpA gene encoding IS200/IS605 family transposase; the protein is MNTKFKSNNNVVYSCKYHIVWCPKYRRKVLVGDVELRLKELIVSICAERQVEIIEMEIMPDHVHLLVEVDPQYGVHKLVKAIKGHTSRILRQEFKHLTTKLPTLWTNSYFVATVGGASLSVIKQYIESQKTSQRR
- a CDS encoding AraC family transcriptional regulator — encoded protein: MRTLKESTMREDYIDCVNSIIDYIEQNLFRPITLEELCSEIFYSPVHLQRIFYYTVGETIGRYIKGRRLSEAAERLAGTSMSILEIALQCGYDSQESFTRAFKSRYCVTPGKYRRLGLHFTLTHRKRLTKKRIERLMGGINMEPKIVKRKAFKVVGLKYYGNDPKNNCPKLWQEFMKRIGEIRNALPVMESYGLMCTGEEDFVDGKFDYIASVAVSDLDNIPEGMVGAEIPEATYAVFTHKGRLDTLQETYEYIYGKWFQNSEYEPVGLNEFELYDDRYTGEENSQFDIYIPLKKKA
- a CDS encoding M14 family metallopeptidase — translated: MTDRNLLIVKLVSLALVAVALVIAGIQFYDHRNFQEEVVKGPGVTQVKKLSDYFEPLKGTINDCNIYIFDSGVPGGTAFLIGSSHPEEPSGNLTAQLFVENAKLTKGRLIVAIRANQSASRVTRPGDAYPLYFAIETPWGEKKFRMGDRWSSPLDSWPDPEVYVNYPSGQLLAYMDVRNFNRTWPGRANGMITEQTNYAFMNLIKEEGVDIFIDLHEAELEYPVISTIVAHQKGADIAGMASMLLTSTEFKIGMEYSPKTLHGLSHREVGDHSDAVSILLEAPEPFLDRVRGITDEKLLLTGQDEFIVTAGKFGLLYEKIDEKGWPIDVRVGRHCSTVLMIFELWGDFNPGKEVVIQEVPRYDEVVKNGTGYYFRDPSKAKPEDIYYE
- a CDS encoding alpha/beta hydrolase — protein: MRVKSFAIGAFLLFVVLAFCQTVSPQFVAIERAVSFENDGQELRGILTLPETGDRSFPVVLLLHGFLGHMNDLEVRGTGGSMYEMTADRLAGAGFASLRFDFRGSGISEGNWEDTTFSGQISDTIAAISFLESLPEIDNRKIAVLGLSQGGLVAACVAARDVRVKSVVLWSAVAIPIHTYSALLGADAVDSSMKAAPGEPILANISWGGTTVLKKEFFDELFTIDPVAEVARYDGPLMVVSGLTDAIVFPQPQSGRIFIDYHEGPERLFLQNSGHIYDLFEGKDNLEEVIDESIHWLLETL
- a CDS encoding RNA-guided endonuclease InsQ/TnpB family protein — its product is MQITVKIKLEPTKEQESLLQATTKEYIRLVNQMVADFVKSDAPLKYTSKTVIAELPSAVKNQAIKDARSVFKKYKKNVYTNARLKPEDQREVRVPILKKPVAIWNNQNYSLKENILSFPVLIADKSKRIEVKAVLTDYQREQLNGKLGSLRITQKSGKYIAQIAVKIDEKQSETSNKIMGVDLGLKNPAVAIVEGGKTKFVGNGRQAKFIRRKHRSVRRKLGKLKKLKAIKKRHDKEQRWMKDQDHKISRQIVNFAKENQVAVIHMERLTNIRNTAKTSRKNEKNLHPWSFYRLTKYIEYKATLVGIKVEYVNPEYTSQKCPKCGKHNKAKDRKYVCGCGFKAHRDRVGAMNIISATVADGVV